A single genomic interval of Rhodopirellula bahusiensis harbors:
- a CDS encoding DUF1501 domain-containing protein — translation MQSSWQTLQRRNFFCGLGASLGSLALTSQLAADSVNASGADSAASPLAPKKPMMPPKAKAVIMLFMEGGPGQMDTFDPKPELDRLHVTESKRTEGLATGKRFYVGSPFKTRKVGQSGLDMCDQFVHLAKPEVADELCVYRGCQAESLNHPEALLHMNTGSRLGGDPAVGAWATYGLGSENQNLPGFVVMTELAMPQAGSANWSNGFLPAYYQGTTLRAQGSPILDLKPGDYRTRQHQRRMLDELSALNKDHLNSSSLEQHPNAGELAARMESYELAFRMQTSVPNLIDLQTEPQHVLDSYGLDDPDTAAFGKQCLMARRMVEEGVRFVQIFSGGWDSHDYLERGHSARIKSVDKPIASLIKDLKQRGMLDDTLVVWTGEFGRTPDNNYRGGVTALGRDHNIDAMTMWFAGGGTRRGSVVGATDEIGAKAVECVHPIRDVHVTMLNLLGLDDNKLTYFHGGRYKQLSQFGGEVIPELIA, via the coding sequence ATGCAATCTTCTTGGCAGACGCTACAACGTCGTAACTTCTTTTGTGGTCTGGGTGCCTCGCTTGGTTCGCTTGCTCTGACATCGCAATTGGCGGCCGACAGCGTCAATGCAAGCGGAGCCGATTCCGCCGCATCGCCACTGGCTCCCAAGAAACCGATGATGCCGCCGAAGGCGAAAGCGGTCATCATGCTGTTCATGGAAGGCGGCCCCGGGCAAATGGATACCTTCGATCCGAAGCCTGAGCTGGATCGTTTGCATGTGACGGAATCAAAACGAACCGAAGGTTTGGCAACCGGCAAACGCTTCTACGTCGGCAGCCCTTTCAAAACACGCAAAGTCGGCCAATCCGGTCTGGACATGTGTGACCAATTCGTTCACTTGGCGAAACCCGAAGTGGCCGACGAGTTGTGCGTGTACCGCGGTTGCCAAGCTGAGTCGTTGAATCACCCCGAGGCGCTGCTGCACATGAACACCGGCAGTCGGCTGGGCGGTGACCCCGCGGTGGGCGCTTGGGCGACATACGGTTTGGGCAGCGAAAATCAGAACTTGCCTGGGTTCGTCGTGATGACGGAACTCGCGATGCCGCAAGCCGGTAGTGCCAACTGGTCCAACGGTTTCTTGCCGGCCTATTACCAAGGCACAACGCTGCGTGCACAAGGTTCACCGATCTTGGATCTGAAGCCGGGTGACTATCGCACTCGCCAGCACCAACGACGAATGCTGGACGAGTTGTCGGCGCTCAACAAGGACCACTTGAATTCCAGTTCGTTGGAACAGCATCCCAACGCGGGTGAGTTGGCCGCACGAATGGAGAGCTATGAGTTGGCGTTCCGGATGCAAACTTCGGTTCCAAACTTGATCGATCTGCAAACGGAACCGCAACACGTTCTGGATTCGTACGGCTTGGATGATCCCGACACGGCAGCGTTTGGCAAGCAATGTTTGATGGCTCGCCGCATGGTCGAAGAAGGCGTTCGCTTTGTCCAAATCTTCTCGGGCGGCTGGGACAGTCACGATTACTTGGAACGCGGTCACTCGGCTCGTATCAAGAGCGTCGACAAGCCAATCGCATCGTTGATCAAGGATTTGAAACAACGCGGCATGCTGGACGACACGTTGGTTGTTTGGACGGGCGAGTTTGGACGGACACCCGACAACAACTATCGCGGTGGCGTGACTGCTCTCGGACGAGATCACAACATCGACGCGATGACGATGTGGTTCGCTGGTGGCGGAACCCGTCGTGGTTCGGTGGTCGGTGCGACCGATGAGATCGGTGCGAAGGCGGTTGAGTGCGTTCACCCAATTCGCGATGTGCACGTGACGATGCTGAACTTGCTCGGTTTGGACGACAACAAACTCACGTACTTCCACGGTGGCCGGTACAAGCAATTGTCACAGTTCGGCGGCGAAGTGATCCCCGAATTGATTGCCTGA
- a CDS encoding serine/threonine-protein kinase, producing MNDSDSPSSLDSVLAEILMREENGEQPDPHEYLESHPEHADELRDFFRNHRWLGSEETESATLVGQTIGEFRLVREIARGGMGVVYEAQQDSLRRVVAIKLIGDGVLANDELRLRFRVEAEAAASLSHPNILPIHSIGCWRGIDYFVMPMVSGDSLQSLVDEQRVCCQDGGLSNAELKQCVTKAVTLVRDISRGVAYAHSRGIIHRDLKPENVLVDEGVPKIVDFGLAKFHRDAPELTRNGQVLGTPHYMSPEQARGSGDLTDAVDVYALGGMLFSMLTGSPPHSGDSTAEVLSRVLSDEPPSLRMAYPGGMPRLPEMAELDHVIERAMACQPSERYRSADELADDLDRILEGETPLAAPDGLVHRMSRELSRDQHLHAFQNWGLALRRIGFVVLAAHVAMFVIMQWIYVDTPSDLAAWSEPAFWGYFVPRVSMLVGIAWVIGRARDGLWLPRVSAERPVWSVWLGYLIALSSINLLWISGNLDHSGVMVMACIMSGFAFIAIAGHMWGGSALLGMGFIGMAFACIAIPTAAPLFLGGWWMVTMLVFSKRYRRLE from the coding sequence GTGAACGATTCCGATTCGCCATCGTCCTTGGATTCCGTCTTGGCGGAGATCCTGATGCGCGAAGAAAATGGTGAGCAACCTGATCCGCATGAGTACTTGGAAAGCCACCCTGAGCACGCGGATGAGTTGAGGGACTTCTTCCGAAACCATCGATGGCTGGGCAGTGAGGAAACCGAATCAGCAACCCTTGTCGGTCAAACGATCGGCGAGTTTCGGCTAGTTCGCGAAATCGCTCGCGGTGGAATGGGAGTGGTCTACGAAGCCCAGCAGGATTCGCTGCGACGAGTCGTTGCGATCAAGCTGATCGGCGATGGCGTGTTGGCAAATGACGAACTGCGTTTGCGTTTTCGCGTTGAAGCAGAAGCGGCTGCATCGTTGTCGCACCCGAACATTTTGCCGATCCACAGCATCGGTTGTTGGCGTGGGATCGACTACTTCGTCATGCCGATGGTTTCCGGCGATTCATTGCAGTCCTTGGTCGACGAGCAACGGGTATGTTGCCAAGACGGCGGACTGTCAAACGCGGAATTGAAGCAGTGCGTGACCAAAGCGGTCACCCTTGTTCGCGACATTTCGAGAGGAGTCGCCTACGCACACTCTCGCGGCATCATCCATCGCGATTTGAAGCCTGAAAATGTGCTGGTGGATGAAGGTGTGCCAAAGATTGTGGACTTCGGACTCGCAAAGTTCCATCGTGACGCACCGGAGCTGACCCGAAACGGACAAGTCCTCGGCACGCCGCACTACATGAGTCCCGAACAGGCTCGCGGCAGCGGAGATTTGACGGATGCCGTTGACGTGTACGCATTGGGTGGCATGCTGTTTTCCATGCTGACGGGATCTCCACCTCACAGCGGCGATTCCACCGCGGAAGTGCTATCGCGAGTGCTCTCCGATGAACCGCCATCGCTGCGAATGGCTTATCCCGGCGGGATGCCGAGATTGCCCGAGATGGCTGAGCTGGATCACGTGATTGAACGCGCGATGGCTTGCCAACCCAGCGAACGGTATCGATCCGCGGATGAATTGGCGGATGATTTGGATCGAATCTTGGAGGGCGAAACACCACTTGCTGCACCCGACGGATTGGTTCACCGAATGTCGCGAGAGTTATCTCGTGATCAGCATTTGCATGCCTTCCAAAATTGGGGACTCGCTCTGCGACGAATCGGATTTGTGGTCCTGGCGGCTCACGTCGCGATGTTCGTGATCATGCAGTGGATCTACGTCGACACACCGAGTGACCTGGCGGCGTGGAGCGAGCCAGCGTTCTGGGGTTACTTCGTCCCTCGAGTTTCGATGCTGGTGGGGATCGCTTGGGTGATCGGCCGTGCTCGCGACGGGTTGTGGTTGCCCCGAGTCTCTGCGGAACGACCAGTTTGGTCGGTATGGCTGGGCTACCTGATCGCTTTGTCCAGCATCAACCTGCTGTGGATCAGTGGCAACCTCGATCATTCCGGCGTGATGGTCATGGCCTGCATCATGAGCGGTTTTGCCTTCATCGCTATTGCCGGACACATGTGGGGCGGCAGCGCGCTGTTGGGGATGGGATTCATCGGAATGGCGTTCGCTTGCATCGCGATTCCAACGGCAGCCCCTTTGTTTCTAGGTGGCTGGTGGATGGTCACGATGCTGGTGTTTTCTAAACGCTATCGTCGCTTGGAATAA
- a CDS encoding type II toxin-antitoxin system RelE/ParE family toxin, which produces MQVSWTDYAVSDLMAIRDYIGRDCDKFADLIFERIVEQTERLLESPDAGSIVPEFGREDVSEIQVNSYRVVHQVFDDEVRVLTVSHATAPCAMPVGEGF; this is translated from the coding sequence ATGCAAGTTAGTTGGACCGACTACGCCGTTTCGGATCTGATGGCAATCCGCGACTACATCGGACGAGACTGCGACAAGTTCGCGGACTTGATCTTCGAACGCATCGTGGAGCAAACCGAACGTTTGCTTGAATCACCGGATGCGGGCTCGATTGTGCCCGAATTTGGTCGGGAAGATGTTTCCGAAATTCAAGTCAATTCGTATCGAGTCGTTCACCAAGTCTTCGACGACGAAGTTCGAGTCTTGACGGTCTCGCATGCGACCGCGCCCTGTGCCATGCCCGTCGGCGAAGGCTTCTGA
- a CDS encoding alpha/beta hydrolase, with translation MSSLRISIVTLALVALASIFIVAHPALAQRTRKPVVWVNADIPKMAGLEHKVLKSESLGHEVGYVVWTPPSFSVDSDVRYPVVYFLHGAGGSERSDAAGFASLMAKGIRNGTLPPAICVCPNGGMSGYRGEVESMIVDELIPLIDSTYPTQAKATSRILAGFSMGGAGSVRLSLLHPELFCGAGSWGGALAFRGDPSESPLLPAAKNNADTLRQNGYAALLINGDGDRPDAFELLAETFESVNIAHEIVVVDDTKHNLGAYQQKTADQMIKFLGNQLRQKPDR, from the coding sequence ATGAGTTCGCTTCGCATTTCAATCGTGACGTTGGCTCTGGTCGCCCTCGCCAGCATATTTATCGTCGCACATCCGGCCCTCGCCCAACGCACGCGGAAACCGGTTGTTTGGGTCAACGCTGACATTCCCAAAATGGCCGGCCTGGAACACAAGGTCCTGAAGAGCGAATCGTTGGGACACGAGGTGGGCTATGTCGTTTGGACACCGCCCAGTTTCTCGGTGGACTCGGACGTTCGTTACCCGGTGGTCTACTTCCTGCACGGTGCTGGCGGAAGCGAACGATCCGACGCCGCAGGGTTCGCGTCCCTGATGGCGAAGGGCATTCGCAATGGGACTTTGCCTCCGGCGATCTGCGTGTGTCCCAACGGCGGAATGAGTGGGTACCGTGGCGAAGTGGAGTCGATGATCGTTGACGAGCTGATCCCGTTGATCGATTCGACTTACCCGACGCAAGCAAAAGCCACCTCTCGCATCCTGGCCGGCTTCTCCATGGGCGGTGCTGGATCCGTTCGACTGTCACTGCTGCATCCGGAGCTATTCTGTGGCGCAGGTAGTTGGGGAGGTGCATTGGCTTTCCGCGGCGATCCATCGGAAAGCCCTCTTCTTCCGGCCGCGAAGAACAACGCTGACACGCTTCGTCAGAACGGATACGCGGCGTTGTTGATCAATGGAGACGGTGACCGACCGGACGCGTTCGAGTTGCTTGCGGAGACGTTTGAATCGGTGAACATTGCCCACGAGATCGTTGTGGTCGATGACACAAAACACAATCTTGGTGCCTACCAGCAGAAGACCGCCGACCAGATGATCAAATTCCTCGGCAATCAACTTCGCCAGAAACCGGACCGCTGA
- a CDS encoding ADP-ribosylglycohydrolase family protein: MLGAIVGDIVGSYFEHYPTKYTDFDLFTENSFFTDDTVLTVAVADWIMNGGDLHTYFHDYVERYPGAGFGGTFIRWAQNRDTEPYGSWGNGSAMRVSPVAYARESLTDVMELAERTASVTHNHPNGILGAVAVAGCVFIARTGGTKEEIRKFVSEEIGYDLTRTIDSIRPFYSFDVSCEGSVPEAITAFLESSSVEESIRLAVSLGGDSDTMACIAGAIAEPFFGGFPQTLWQPAAERLDDSLRATVEAFCERYPVMSTS; the protein is encoded by the coding sequence ATGTTAGGCGCGATCGTTGGAGATATCGTCGGATCGTACTTCGAGCACTATCCGACCAAGTACACGGATTTCGACTTGTTCACCGAGAACTCGTTTTTCACCGATGACACCGTCCTCACAGTCGCAGTTGCAGACTGGATCATGAATGGCGGTGACTTGCACACCTATTTCCACGACTACGTCGAACGCTACCCGGGTGCTGGCTTCGGGGGCACATTCATTCGTTGGGCGCAGAACCGGGACACGGAGCCCTACGGAAGTTGGGGCAACGGTTCCGCGATGCGGGTTTCCCCTGTCGCCTACGCTCGCGAATCATTGACCGATGTGATGGAACTCGCCGAGCGAACGGCCAGCGTCACGCACAACCATCCCAACGGGATACTTGGCGCGGTCGCCGTGGCAGGATGTGTCTTCATCGCACGAACCGGAGGAACGAAAGAAGAAATCCGCAAGTTCGTCAGCGAAGAGATCGGTTACGATCTCACACGAACGATTGACTCGATTCGCCCGTTCTATTCCTTCGACGTGTCGTGCGAAGGATCGGTGCCCGAAGCCATCACTGCATTCTTGGAATCATCGTCCGTGGAGGAATCAATTCGGCTGGCGGTCTCACTTGGCGGTGATTCGGACACGATGGCTTGCATCGCCGGTGCGATCGCGGAACCATTTTTCGGTGGATTCCCCCAAACACTCTGGCAACCCGCTGCGGAACGCTTGGATGATTCTCTTCGCGCGACGGTGGAAGCGTTTTGCGAACGCTATCCGGTGATGTCCACTAGTTAG
- a CDS encoding sulfatase family protein, which yields MKFAHSLPLAFLTVLATCWLHDTSADDRPNIVWIIPDDMSAHFSCYGETAIETPNVDALAKGGVQFNHAYVTAPVCSTCRSAFITGMYQTTIGAHHHRSGRGTEKIYLPANVTMLPKLLQDAGYHTSITGWPTNGRLGKTDYNFEWDATIYDSADWSDHAPGQPFFAQIQTQGGKLRGKDAKGWDKVATAAKKRFGKSTPIESVVLPPYYPNHPDIVRDWAAYLDSVRMTDAMVGDVVAMLESQGVRENTLILFMTDHGISHGRGKQFLYDEGLHVPLVLNGPGIEQGTVRDDLVEHIDIAALSLAAAGIDIPDSMQAQDILAADYERRDAVFAARDRCDETVDHIRSVRTDHFKYIRNFLPNRPYLQPCAYKDAKAILIALRESNAAGRLNDDQSLLFQETRPEEELYDLESDPHELHNLADDSEHHATLIALRGKLNDWMERTNDQGRMPESEAQYESDMKVYLDTLRRRATPEHLQTVERNIQWMRDRTAEGK from the coding sequence ATGAAATTCGCTCACTCGCTACCACTGGCGTTTCTTACAGTACTTGCGACCTGTTGGCTCCATGACACCTCTGCCGACGATCGGCCCAATATTGTCTGGATCATTCCTGACGACATGTCGGCTCACTTTTCTTGCTACGGCGAGACCGCGATCGAGACTCCCAACGTTGACGCGTTGGCCAAAGGCGGAGTTCAGTTCAATCACGCTTACGTGACCGCGCCCGTTTGCTCGACGTGCCGTTCCGCCTTCATCACTGGCATGTACCAAACGACCATAGGGGCACATCACCATCGCAGCGGACGGGGCACCGAAAAGATTTATCTGCCTGCCAACGTGACGATGCTGCCAAAGCTGTTACAAGACGCCGGGTACCACACTTCTATCACTGGTTGGCCTACCAACGGTCGTTTGGGCAAAACAGACTACAACTTCGAATGGGACGCGACGATCTACGATTCAGCCGACTGGTCGGACCACGCCCCGGGCCAGCCGTTCTTCGCTCAGATCCAAACGCAAGGCGGCAAACTTCGTGGCAAAGACGCGAAAGGATGGGACAAAGTTGCGACCGCGGCGAAAAAACGCTTTGGTAAATCAACGCCGATCGAATCAGTTGTCTTGCCTCCGTACTATCCCAACCACCCTGACATCGTCCGCGACTGGGCCGCATACCTCGATTCCGTTCGCATGACCGATGCGATGGTCGGTGACGTTGTCGCAATGCTGGAATCCCAAGGTGTTCGCGAAAACACACTGATCCTGTTCATGACCGACCATGGGATCAGTCACGGGCGTGGCAAGCAGTTTTTGTACGACGAAGGCTTGCACGTTCCGTTGGTTCTGAACGGCCCCGGCATCGAACAAGGGACCGTGCGAGATGATTTGGTCGAGCACATTGACATCGCCGCGTTGTCGTTGGCCGCCGCGGGAATCGACATCCCCGATTCCATGCAAGCCCAAGACATTCTGGCGGCAGACTACGAACGACGCGACGCGGTCTTCGCCGCTCGCGATCGTTGCGATGAAACCGTGGACCACATCCGGTCCGTTCGAACCGATCATTTCAAGTACATCCGCAACTTCTTGCCAAATCGCCCGTACTTGCAACCGTGTGCTTACAAGGATGCGAAGGCCATCTTGATCGCACTTCGTGAAAGCAATGCGGCGGGCAGGTTGAATGACGATCAATCGCTGCTCTTTCAAGAAACTCGTCCCGAAGAGGAACTGTATGACTTGGAGAGCGACCCGCACGAGTTGCACAACTTGGCCGATGATTCCGAGCACCACGCAACGCTGATTGCTTTGCGAGGAAAGCTGAACGATTGGATGGAACGAACCAACGATCAAGGCCGAATGCCGGAGTCAGAAGCTCAGTATGAGAGCGACATGAAGGTTTACTTGGACACGCTTCGCCGCCGAGCGACACCGGAACACCTGCAAACCGTCGAGCGAAACATCCAGTGGATGCGAGACCGGACCGCAGAAGGGAAGTGA
- a CDS encoding family 16 glycoside hydrolase: MAEESKTGKLIFEDRFERNESQEERDEVGNGWNTNSKSRANGHKQVDLKDGAMRIFIHETADHGVSVTHPMEFRDGRVELKFMLEHPKDSLGLNFADLKYKKVWAGHLFRVNVGVKAVEIADLKTGVMDLKTREARKAGTVSDEVKEKLKTKTKRVPHKLETGKWYHVAAEVVGDTMAVSIDGEEVASFSSEGMAHPTKRLLRLAIKRNVVVDDLQIYSLD; this comes from the coding sequence GTGGCCGAGGAGTCCAAGACTGGCAAACTGATCTTTGAAGACCGTTTTGAACGCAACGAATCACAGGAAGAACGGGACGAAGTCGGCAACGGTTGGAACACCAACAGCAAGTCTCGAGCGAACGGGCACAAGCAGGTTGATTTGAAGGACGGTGCCATGCGCATCTTCATTCACGAAACCGCTGACCATGGCGTCTCAGTGACCCATCCGATGGAATTTCGCGATGGCCGTGTTGAGTTGAAGTTCATGCTGGAACATCCGAAGGACTCATTGGGTCTGAACTTCGCCGACCTGAAGTACAAGAAGGTTTGGGCCGGGCATCTGTTTCGTGTCAACGTGGGTGTGAAGGCGGTCGAGATTGCGGATTTGAAAACTGGCGTGATGGACCTGAAAACACGCGAAGCACGCAAGGCTGGGACGGTTTCCGATGAAGTGAAAGAAAAGCTGAAGACCAAGACAAAGCGAGTGCCGCACAAGCTGGAAACGGGAAAGTGGTATCACGTTGCCGCGGAAGTGGTGGGCGACACGATGGCGGTTTCGATCGACGGGGAAGAGGTCGCGTCGTTCTCCTCGGAAGGGATGGCTCACCCGACCAAGCGTTTGTTGCGGTTGGCAATTAAACGAAACGTCGTGGTGGATGACCTGCAAATCTATTCGCTGGATTGA
- a CDS encoding glucuronyl esterase domain-containing protein, whose translation MTCKSIRWIDIQSHRYVFKMLLTFQIIHSEAKMHIRKNCGRLVTGIVVVALVSITTSAMAQTTKKFVANYDEAKIPAYELPAALQTQDGDPVETAEQWNDRRAETLRLFEEHVFGIMPEQRNIKVKVVRSDRDYRPGVTRHELDVSILPLDASSDRSPLVVQVLADVPQSDSPAPAILGLNFQGNHTIDNDPRTRIPSSWVRDRRNGSTDGNKAIEAGRGVASTRWPSKMITDRGYAMITVYYGDIDPDFDDGFENGVHGVMPEFIESLPEDHRPGSIAGWAYGLSCVLDAIEQADALNVDATKVGVLGHSRLGKTSLWAGATDPRFAMVISNDSGCGGAALCRRAIGETVARINTSFPHWFNDAYLQYNENESALPIDQHQLIALSAPRAIAVGSATQDEWADPKGEFLAWQAAAPVYELLGMSSDDVKVAEDASMPKKQSVINAGPMQYHLREGKHDLADYDWECYLDLADRTLQTESR comes from the coding sequence ATGACCTGCAAATCTATTCGCTGGATTGACATTCAATCGCATCGCTACGTGTTCAAGATGCTTTTAACTTTCCAAATCATTCATTCAGAGGCGAAGATGCATATTCGAAAAAACTGCGGACGATTGGTGACGGGGATCGTTGTCGTGGCACTTGTGTCCATCACGACCTCCGCAATGGCTCAAACAACCAAGAAGTTTGTAGCGAATTACGACGAAGCGAAGATCCCTGCCTACGAACTGCCCGCCGCGTTGCAAACGCAGGACGGTGACCCGGTCGAAACGGCGGAACAGTGGAATGACCGACGGGCGGAGACATTGAGACTGTTTGAGGAGCATGTGTTCGGCATCATGCCTGAGCAACGCAACATCAAGGTGAAGGTGGTTCGTAGTGACCGCGATTATCGACCGGGCGTGACGCGTCACGAATTGGACGTTTCCATTTTGCCTTTGGACGCATCGAGCGATCGATCGCCGTTGGTGGTCCAGGTTTTGGCTGACGTGCCACAATCGGACTCTCCGGCACCAGCAATCTTGGGGCTGAACTTTCAAGGCAACCACACCATCGACAACGACCCAAGAACGCGAATTCCGTCCAGTTGGGTTCGCGATCGGCGGAATGGATCGACCGATGGCAACAAGGCGATTGAAGCCGGCCGTGGTGTCGCGTCGACTCGATGGCCATCGAAAATGATAACTGACCGAGGGTATGCGATGATCACGGTCTACTACGGTGACATTGACCCGGACTTTGATGATGGATTCGAAAATGGCGTCCATGGCGTGATGCCAGAATTCATCGAGTCATTGCCAGAAGACCATCGCCCCGGAAGCATTGCCGGTTGGGCGTATGGATTGTCTTGTGTTTTGGATGCGATCGAGCAAGCCGATGCACTGAACGTGGATGCGACAAAAGTTGGCGTGCTTGGCCACTCGCGATTGGGCAAGACTTCGTTGTGGGCTGGAGCGACGGATCCTCGATTCGCGATGGTGATCAGCAATGATTCAGGGTGCGGTGGCGCAGCACTTTGCCGGCGTGCGATTGGCGAAACCGTTGCACGCATCAACACTTCGTTTCCGCACTGGTTCAATGACGCCTACTTGCAATACAACGAGAACGAATCCGCACTTCCGATTGACCAGCATCAATTGATTGCGTTGTCGGCTCCGCGAGCGATCGCGGTCGGAAGTGCAACGCAAGATGAATGGGCCGACCCCAAAGGCGAGTTCTTGGCATGGCAGGCCGCCGCACCGGTCTATGAACTGCTGGGGATGTCTTCGGACGATGTCAAAGTTGCTGAAGACGCGTCGATGCCGAAGAAGCAATCGGTCATCAATGCGGGCCCGATGCAGTACCATCTTCGGGAAGGCAAACACGATCTGGCTGACTACGATTGGGAGTGTTATTTGGATCTCGCAGATCGGACGCTGCAAACCGAGTCTCGATGA